A stretch of Zootoca vivipara chromosome 13, rZooViv1.1, whole genome shotgun sequence DNA encodes these proteins:
- the LOC118095073 gene encoding zinc finger protein 883-like isoform X1, with the protein MEEPNPGHPELGGGVGKSPRAVQAGAISEFLRWATPHHGRVERQEGMHPHGEAQWQEILKTVQSSHSGWATSQLPELPPWDDLSTFERVVDACQWPRGEGVAKLVPNLTGEAQQAFNSLETRERGDYGKVKVAILREDFPNVEAQRQHFRQFRYQQTEGPREACSRLRELCHRWLEPESRTKEQILELLILEQFLTILPKEIQIRVRERGPETCAQAVALAEGFLLRQQEGGKRGQQVSGTAQEGPANCSEAHRPLVSTRQRQTYKEVRQQDNGNASSPGAKFLGRAGQYFQCPDCGKRFRGEEELRAHGGIHRKDRPHACAQCGKRFTRPSGLAKHLKTHSGEKPYHCAQCPKSFIQMSHLTRHQRIHTGEKPHPCAECGKRFNCPSDLAKHQHIHTGEKPFRCAECGARFNQFSHLTRHQRIHTGEKPHACTECGETFSQRAHLISHQRIHTGERPYRCTYCQKCFSHLSALTVHKRIHMGQRPYGCPECGKRFIASSALTRHQRTHSEERPHTCDECGRRFNQLSHLHRHRRTHSGERPHSCAECGKRFNQLSSLTRHQKIHTGEKPFPCDECERRFVRLADLIIHQRIHTGEKPYRCTECGRRFRQRQTLVKHQRLHPIVNS; encoded by the exons ATGGAGGAGCCAAACCCAGGACATCCTGAACTGGGGGGAGGGGTAGGCAAGTCTCCTCGGGCTGTCCAGGCTGGGGCAATCAGCGAATTTCTAAGGTGGGCCACACCACACCATGGTAGGGTTGAGAGACAGGAGGGAATGCACCCTCATGGAGAAGCCCAGTGGCAAGAAATCCTCAAAACGGTACAGTCCTCTCACTCAGGTTGGGCAACTTCTCAGCTGCCAGAGTTGCCGCCTTGGGATGACCTGTCTACATTCGAGCGGGTAGTCGATGCCTGCCAGTGGCCACGAGGAGAAGGCGTGGCCAAACTCGTGCCGAATCTCACTGGAGAAGCACAGCAGGCCTTCAACAGCCTAGAAACCCGAGAAAGAGGAGACTACGGGAAGGTGAAAGTTGCCATCCTGCGGGAGGACTTTCCAAACGTGGAGGCCCAACGCCAGCACTTCCGCCAGTTCCGCTACCAGCAGACCGAGGGGCCCCGGGAAGCCTGCAGCCGGTTGCGGGAGTTGTGCCACCGCTGGCTGGAGCCGGAGAGCCGGACgaaggagcagatcctggagctgcttATCCTGGAGCAGTTCTTGACGATTCTGCCGAAGGAAATCCAGATTCGAGTCCGAGAGCGCGGGCCGGAGACCTGtgcccaggcggtggccctggcagaGGGTTTCCTTCTgaggcagcaggagggggggaaacggGGGCAACAG GTATCGGGAACAGCCCAAGAAGGGCCTGCAAATTGCTCTGAAGCTCATCGGCCTCTGGTCAGCACCAGGCAAAGGCAAACCTACAAGGAAGTCAGGCAGCAGGACAATGGGAATGCCAGCTCTCCCG GTGCCAAGTTTTTGGGAAGAGCTGGACAGTATTTCCAGTGTCCGGACTGTGGGAAAAGGTTTAGGGGAGAGGAGGAACTCCGAGCTCACGGCGGCATCCACAGGAAGGACCGACCTCATGCCTGTGCTCAGTGTGGGAAAAGATTCACCCGCCCGTCGGGCCTAGCCAAACATTTGAAAACTCattcaggggagaaaccttaccaCTGTGCTCAGTGCCCAAAAAGCTTCATTCAGATGTCACACCTCACCAGACACCAGAGAAtccatactggggagaaaccccaCCCCTGTGCCGAATGTGGGAAGCGCTTCAACTGCCCATCGGACTTGGCCAAGCACCAGCACATCCACACGGGTGAGAAACCCTTCCGCTGTGCCGAGTGTGGGGCAAGGTTTAACCAGTTCTCGCATCTCACAAGACACCAgagaattcacacaggagagaagccccaTGCCTGTACAGAGTGTGGCGAAACCTTTAGCCAGCGAGCGCATCTTATCagccaccagagaatccacacgggagagagGCCCTACCGCTGCACCTACTGCCAAAAATGTTTTAGTCACCTCTCGGCTCTTACAGTACACAAGAGAATCCACATGGGACAAAGACCTTACGGCTGCCCTGAATGTGGGAAAAGATTCATCGCTTCATCTGCTCTAACCAGGCACCAGAGGACCCACTCAGAAGAAAGGCCCCACACCTGTGATGAGTGTGGCAGGAGGTTCAACCAGCTCTCTCATCTCCACAGGCACCGACGGACCCATTCAGGTGAGAGGCCCCACAGCTGTGCAGAGTGCGGGAAAAGATTCAACCAGCTCTCGTCTCTCACCAGACACCAgaaaatccacacaggggagaagccttttCCCTGTGACGAGTGTGAGAGGAGGTTCGTTCGGCTGGCCGACCTCATCAttcaccagagaatccacacgggagagaagccgtacCGCTGCACCGAATGTGGGAGGAGGTTCCGGCAGAGACAAACGCTTGTTAAGCACCAGAGACTTCATCCAATAGTGAATTCATAA
- the LOC118095073 gene encoding zinc finger protein with KRAB and SCAN domains 1-like isoform X2: MEEPNPGHPELGGGVGKSPRAVQAGAISEFLRWATPHHGRVERQEGMHPHGEAQWQEILKTVQSSHSGWATSQLPELPPWDDLSTFERVVDACQWPRGEGVAKLVPNLTGEAQQAFNSLETRERGDYGKVKVAILREDFPNVEAQRQHFRQFRYQQTEGPREACSRLRELCHRWLEPESRTKEQILELLILEQFLTILPKEIQIRVRERGPETCAQAVALAEGFLLRQQEGGKRGQQVSGTAQEGPANCSEAHRPLVSTRQRQTYKEVRQQDNGNASSPGAKFLGRAGQYFQCPDCGKRFRGEEELRAHGGIHRKDRPHACAQCGKRFTRPSGLAKHLKTHSGEKPYHCAQCPKSFIQMSHLTRHQRIHTGEKPHPCAECGKRFNCPSDLAKHQHIHTDKKLFLRQNGPRSPIEAWQSQSSRTGHACFLDLHRF, translated from the exons ATGGAGGAGCCAAACCCAGGACATCCTGAACTGGGGGGAGGGGTAGGCAAGTCTCCTCGGGCTGTCCAGGCTGGGGCAATCAGCGAATTTCTAAGGTGGGCCACACCACACCATGGTAGGGTTGAGAGACAGGAGGGAATGCACCCTCATGGAGAAGCCCAGTGGCAAGAAATCCTCAAAACGGTACAGTCCTCTCACTCAGGTTGGGCAACTTCTCAGCTGCCAGAGTTGCCGCCTTGGGATGACCTGTCTACATTCGAGCGGGTAGTCGATGCCTGCCAGTGGCCACGAGGAGAAGGCGTGGCCAAACTCGTGCCGAATCTCACTGGAGAAGCACAGCAGGCCTTCAACAGCCTAGAAACCCGAGAAAGAGGAGACTACGGGAAGGTGAAAGTTGCCATCCTGCGGGAGGACTTTCCAAACGTGGAGGCCCAACGCCAGCACTTCCGCCAGTTCCGCTACCAGCAGACCGAGGGGCCCCGGGAAGCCTGCAGCCGGTTGCGGGAGTTGTGCCACCGCTGGCTGGAGCCGGAGAGCCGGACgaaggagcagatcctggagctgcttATCCTGGAGCAGTTCTTGACGATTCTGCCGAAGGAAATCCAGATTCGAGTCCGAGAGCGCGGGCCGGAGACCTGtgcccaggcggtggccctggcagaGGGTTTCCTTCTgaggcagcaggagggggggaaacggGGGCAACAG GTATCGGGAACAGCCCAAGAAGGGCCTGCAAATTGCTCTGAAGCTCATCGGCCTCTGGTCAGCACCAGGCAAAGGCAAACCTACAAGGAAGTCAGGCAGCAGGACAATGGGAATGCCAGCTCTCCCG GTGCCAAGTTTTTGGGAAGAGCTGGACAGTATTTCCAGTGTCCGGACTGTGGGAAAAGGTTTAGGGGAGAGGAGGAACTCCGAGCTCACGGCGGCATCCACAGGAAGGACCGACCTCATGCCTGTGCTCAGTGTGGGAAAAGATTCACCCGCCCGTCGGGCCTAGCCAAACATTTGAAAACTCattcaggggagaaaccttaccaCTGTGCTCAGTGCCCAAAAAGCTTCATTCAGATGTCACACCTCACCAGACACCAGAGAAtccatactggggagaaaccccaCCCCTGTGCCGAATGTGGGAAGCGCTTCAACTGCCCATCGGACTTGGCCAAGCACCAGCACATCCACACGG
- the LOC118095075 gene encoding zinc finger protein 397-like: MEEQTRAGAEPGEVSGRSGRGAFPVQSGTPRDLSRWATPRQEGIPQRLEAQWQEYLKTVQYSSSGWGTPQLPDLTSWDDLATFDRVVGACQWSREGMSRLMPTLSAEAQQALSSLNARDRGDHGKVKAAALRGSSSVAETQRQRFRQFCYREAEGPREACSRLRELCHCWLEPESRTKEQILELLILEQFLTVLPKEIQNRVRERGPESCAQAVALAEGFLLRQQESLQSEPQDSGSFRETATNLSEGQRTVSDARQRHLAKEARQQDNGKTSLLGAKNTNRAGGPFHQGPKEEGTRSTSGLIPRKEKSHICIDCGKCFARPSDLAKHENIHTGAKPFRCMECGTRFSQLSHLTRHQRIHTGEKPHICTECGASFAQRASLVSHQRVHSGEQPYRCSHCQQCFSHQSALKVHERIHTGQKPYICLECGKRFVSSSTLKIHKRIHTGEKPFSCAECGKRFIQRSNLISHQRTHSGEKPFCCGVCGRRFSYPSDLTRHQKIHTGEKPFPCDECERRFTRFSDLLIHRRIHTGERPYRCLECGRRFRQKSALVTHQRIHTKEKAAEKSKPLGSTESQAKSKLKASETEEKVDVPDKEKKDVSIA, translated from the exons ATGGAGGAACAAACTCGAGCAGGCGCCGAGCCAGGAGAAGTATCTGGGAGATCAGGAAGAGGTGCTTTTCCAGTCCAGTCTGGTACCCCCCGGGATCTGTCCCGATGGGCAACGCCGCGGCAGGAAGGGATACCCCAGCGCTTGGAAGCCCAGTGGCAAGAGTACTTGAAAACAGTCCAGTATTCCTCTTCTGGGTGGGGAACGCCACAGCTGCCGGACTTGACTTCGTGGGATGACTTGGCCACCTTTGACCGTGTGGTGGGTGCCTGCCAGTGGTCTAGAGAAGGGATGAGCCGCCTCATGCCCACTCTCAGCGCCGAAGCCCAGCAGGCCTTGAGCAGCCTGAATGCCAGAGACAGAGGGGACCACGGGAAGGTGAAAGCAGCTGCCCTGCGAGGCAGCTCCAGTGTTGCCGAGACGCAGCGCCAGCGCTTCCGCCAGTTCTGCTACCGGGAGGCGGAGGGGCCTCGCGAGGCCTGCAGTCGCTTACGGGAACTCTGCCATTGCTGGTTGGAACCGGAGAGCCGCACgaaggagcagatcctggagctgctgatcctggagcagtttCTGACTGTCCTGCCGAAGGAAATCCAGAACCGGGTCCGAGAACGCGGACCCGAGTCTTGtgcccaggcggtggccctggccgaaggattCCTTCTGAGGCAGCAGGAGAGTTTGCAGAGTGAACCACAG GACTCTGGTTCGTTCCGGGAGACAGCCACGAATCTCTCCGAAGGCCAGCGGACTGTGTCTGATGCCAGACAGAGGCATCTTGCTAAGGAGGCCCGACAGCAGGATAATGGGAAGACCAGCTTATTAG GTGCCAAGAATACAAACAGAGCTGGTGGTCCATTTCATCAAGGGCCCAAGGAAGAGGGAACACGTTCTACTTCCGGGCTGATTCCTAGGAAGGAGAAATCCCACATCTGTATCGACTGTGGCAAATGCTTTGCACGTCCATCTGACCTGGCTAAGCACGAGAACATCCACACCGGTGCAAAGCCCTTTCGCTGCATGGAGTGCGGAACAAGATTCAGCCAGCTGTCTCACCTGACCCGACACCAGAGGATTCACACGGGGGAAAAGCCACACATCTGCACTGAGTGTGGAGCATCCTTTGCCCAGCGGGCCTCTCTGGTTAGTCACCAAAGAGTCCACTCCGGGGAGCAGCCCTACCGCTGCTCTCACTGCCAGCAGTGCTTCAGCCACCAGTCGGCACTCAAGGTCCACGAACGCATCCACACGGGGCAGAAGCCCTACATCTGCCTGGAATGCGGGAAGAGGTTTGTTTCCTCCTCCACGCTGAAGATACACAAgaggatccacacaggagagaagccgttTTCCTGCGCGGAATGCGGGAAGCGGTTCATCCAGCGCTCCAACCTCATCTCTCACCAGCGAACGCATTCCGGAGAGAAGCCCTTTTGCTGCGGCGTGTGTGGGAGAAGGTTCAGCTACCCGTCGGACCTCACCAGGCACCAGAAAattcacacgggagagaagcccttCCCCTGCGACGAGTGCGAGAGGCGGTTCACCAGGTTCTCGGATCTTCTGATACACCGCAGGATCCACACTGGGGAGCGGCCATACCGCTGCCTCGAGTGCGGGAGAAGGTTCCGGCAGAAGAGTGCTCTGGTGAcgcaccagaggatccacacaaAGGAGAAAGCAGCCGAGAAAAGCAAGCCTCTGGGATCCACAGAGTCGCAGGCAAAGAGCAAACTGAAAGCAAGCGAGACTGAAGAGAAGGTAGACGTTCcagataaagaaaagaaagatgtgtCAATAGCTTAG